A genomic region of Salvelinus namaycush isolate Seneca chromosome 7, SaNama_1.0, whole genome shotgun sequence contains the following coding sequences:
- the LOC120051148 gene encoding myosin regulatory light polypeptide 9, with protein sequence MSSKRAKGKTTKKRPQRATSNVFAMFDQSQIQEFKEAFNMIDQNRDGFVDKEDLHDMLASLGKNPSDEYLEAMMTEAPGPINFTMFLTMFGEKLNGTDPEDVIRNAFACFDEEGTGVIQEEYLRELLTTMGDRFTDEEVDELFREAPIDKKSNFNYVEFTRILKHGAKDKDD encoded by the exons ATGTCGAGCAAAAGGGCAAAGGGAAAGACCACCAAGAAGCGCCCCCAGCGTGCTACTAGCAATGTCTTCGCTATGTTTGACCAGTCTCAGATCCAGGAGTTCAAGGAGGCCTTCAACATGATTGACCAGAACCGTGATGGGTTTGTCGACAAGGAGGATCTGCACGACATGCTAGCCTCATTGG GGAAGAACCCGTCTGATGAGTACCTGGAGGCTATGATGACTGAAGCTCCTGGGCCCATCAACTTCACCATGTTCCTCACCATGTTTGGTGAGAAGCTCAACGGCACGGACCCTGAGGACGTCATCAGAAATGCTTTTGCCTGCTTCGACGAAGAGGGTACAG GTGTCATCCAGGAGGAATACCTCAGAGAGCTACTGACCACCATGGGTGACCGCTTCACAGACGAGGAAGTGGACGAGCTCTTCAGGGAGGCTCCCATTGACAAAAAGAGCAACTTCAACTATGTGGAGTTCACGCGCATCCTAAAACACGGAGCCAAGGATAAGGACGATTAA